The window AGCACAAGCCACACCGGCCCCGGCCGAACCCCTACGCTGAAGACACCATTGGCTCCCCCTCCCTCCATGTCCTCAAGGACGTCGTGCCGCTTGGCCGCCACCGCAGCCGCATCGGCGACAAGTACGTGCTCGGCAGCGAGCTCGGCCGCGGCGAGTTCGGCATCACCTACCTATGCACCGACAAGGAGACGAGGGAGGCGCTGGCCTGCAAGTCCATCTCGAAGCGCAAGCTGCGGACCGCCGTCGACGTCGAGGACGTGCGGCGGGAGGTGGCCATCATGTCCACTCTGCCGGACCACCCCAACATCGTGAGGCTCCGCGCCGCGTACGAGGACGCGGACGCCGTGCACCTGGTGATGGAGCTGTGCGAGGGTGGGGAGCTGTTCGACCGGATCGTGGCGAAGGGGCATTACAGCGAGCGGGCGGCGGCCGCAGTGGCGCGGACCGTGGCGGAGGTCGTCAGAATGTGTCATGCTAATGGCGTGATGCACCGGGATCTGAAGCCCGAGAACTTCCTATACGCTAACAAGAAGGAGAACTCGCCCCTGAAGGCAATCGATTTCGGGCTCTCGGTCTTCTTCCGTCCAGGTTGGGTGctcatgttcttcttcttcttaggcgTTCTTCAATCGGTATTCCCTTTGCAATTAACGCTGATGTCTGATGCATTCCGAGCAGGGGAGAGGTTTTCGGAGATTGTAGGAAGCCCCTACTACATGGCGCCGGAGGTGCTGAGGAGGAATTATGGACCGGAGATTGATATTTGGAGTGCTGGGGTTATCTTGTATATCCTGCTTTGTGGAGTTCCGCCATTCTGGGCTGGTAACTAGGACATTGTTGATAATTGTGTGTTCTTCTTTTACTTCTTTGGCTGTGTATTGTGTTTTCTGGGTTGTATCATCTTGAATTATAGAGACCGAGCAAGGTGTTGCACGAGCGATTCTCCGAGGAGCGATTGATTTCCAGAGGGAACCATGGCCTCAGGTCTCAGAAAGCGCAAAGAGTCTTGTAAAGCAGATGCTGGATCCAGATCCAAAACGGCGGTTAACCGCTCAGCAGGTGCTGGGTAAGTCCATCTACTGGACATTCATGGTGTAAGTTAAAAGTCACCATGATTGCTCCCATCTATGTCTCCATTTTTTgacgtatctttttttttttctgcattcTGAATATCATCCATACATGAGCGTTTTTCCAAGATAAGGACTTTGTATCATGATGGATCCAGTTTTTGTGAAAGCTGGTGATGTAAGAGGTGTTTATAGACACTGCATTCATGATCTATTTGGAGGTTTTAGCTATATCATGTTCAAGTCTTCTACAAGTGTTTATAGGAGGTTTCCAGTTTTAGCTATATCATTTGGAGGTTTTAGCTATTTGGAGGTGTTTATAGGCATGATGCATTCGTGATCCAGTTTTCTACAAGTGCcgacctcaaatagttgggagttacggttttgttattgttgtagtGGTAGTAGCTATATCACGTTCCAGGAACACACTTTAATGACAAAACCTAATGTTAAGCATTTCAAGTTGACACAACTTTGTTGTGAATTTCTAGAGAAATGTTCCATGCTTGTTCTACATGGGAGTGTCGTGATAACTGCAATGAGAAATGCTGTCTCGAACGGATTTTTGAAGAAAAGATCTGTAGAATTGTAGCAGCACACGTGACACAATTGTAGCAAAGACGGAAATGTTGTAGCACCAGCAGCAAATGTACCACAATTTTTAGTGAAGATGGAAATATGAGGACCATAGATATTTTATTTCTTGCAACAAAACTCAAAAGTGATTGTTTAGTCATCAAGTATCTAACACAAAATGATCTAAACCGAGGAGCTCTTCTCCCAAAGAGATGGAGTCCCCAGGTGTAAAGGGCCTTCATTATGGCAATGCAAATCTTAGCCTTGCATGTAGTACATAGAAGACATTCATAATGGCATAATAGAGCAGCATAAAAGAGTTGAGAGAGGAAAAAGAAATCAATAAATGAAGAAGAGTGGATATGCATGGCCAATTTGCCTAAAATATTCACCAACAATTCATGAAATAAAACACAAAACCTTGTGACACTGATGGAATACACAAGTTCATAAGAATCCTACTTATAGAAGGATTTTCTAGAGAACAAAAAGAAAtaaggaaaagaaatattttctccagctTCCCATACAATTATTCTTAGCCAGTCCCTTAATTTTCCATGAGCCCTCATTAGGTCAGAGGTACTTCAGATTGAAAGCACCTATCTTCTTCCCGCATAATCGAAAGAATTAATGTTTCTTGTGTTTCTTAACTTTTGGACGGTGAGGATACAAGTGTGGTGCAATTTGGTCCTTGCCTCTCTTCAGCACAGGAAGTAACTTCCAATCTAAGTGCACCATGTACCATCTAAACAATTACTGTCATAATCTCCTGTGATTTCTTTACGGAAGGTAATATCCAGCTACTATTTTGTAATAGAAACCACTTTTGAGTCCAAATTGAACTCATTACAGGAATCAGATATCCGTCTTATGACTCAGCATATCTCCCAATTCAGAAAGGAGATGGTTTGCTGACCAGGTACCAAATAGGACTATCTAAGCACCTCTTGGGAGGATCAAAAGTTTGCCCAGCCAAACAGTACCTTGAGAGAAAAAATTTATTAAGTTTTCTTTGATAGGAACTTTGGGGTTCAACTACAACTGGACTTTCAAAAACCTACTTGAACTTTCTTAATTACAATAATACTGAATAAAAATTGCTACTTGGCTACCAGAAATTAGAAACTGTAACCTAGTCCTAAAACTGACTTTAACCCTACGTTGAAGATGACTCAAACTAAACATAACTGATAAAGGTTAGACTTGAAAGGTACttgtcctgaatgaaaattatcgGAGATAAATGGAGATATACGATGGTAGATGAATGAAAAGTAGTCCCATTTGCCGCGATGGTCAACAGCAACCTgtaatatcccaactatttgggctgGCTTTATGGTTGTCAGTTTGGTGGATGAATGAATGGTAGTTCCATTTGCTGCTAAGGTCAACAACAATCTgtaatatcccaactatttggtgATCTAGCACAGTTTTACGTCTGGCTGTAAGCTGACCAGTGCAGCTCTCCTATACCTGGGCTTGGGACAGAGTAAAGGAAATTTAGCAATATGCATAGGCCAATTTGTTGATTAGGAAGCCTCATGTACCTCGTCTGTATAGTGCTTCATTTGTCATTTCCATGCCAACCTTTATGCATTTTATCCTTTTTGCAAGTTGCATATAATATTGTTAGTTcagtaaaaatatcaaaatttcttATGAGGATGCTTTTATggaagttaaaagaaaaaaaatggttgCAACAAGTGGCTACCAAATAGTTGTACTTTGTTTTCCATTGTGTGATACTTATCAAGCCGTTATGCAttttttgctgatgctgattctgTTTGGTTCACATGATAATACTTTCCTGATATATGCATCTGACAGAACATCCATGGTTACAAAATGCCAAAAAAGCTTCAAATGTTCCATTGGGAGATATTGTAAGAGCAAGGCTGAAACAGTTCTCAGTCATGAACAGATTCAAAAAGAAAGCCATGCGGGTTAGAATTTAATATTCATTTCTCTTTCTATAATTAATTATACTAAAATCTGATAAAATCTAATCAATTAAACACTTTCAGGTAATAGCTGAGCACTTGTCGGTTGAAGAGGTTGAGGTTATAAGAGACATGTTTAAGTTAATGGATACAGATAACAATGGAAAGGTATCATTTGAAGAATTAAAAACTGGCCTTCAAAAGGTTGGTTCCCAACTGGCTGAATCAGAGATGAAACTATTGATGGAAGCAGTAAGTTTTTACTCATTCTCAATTCTCAGGCTGCTAATTTGTGGCATCTAAATTTTAATTCTAGATGCTCAATACAAAGATGATCTAAATTTTAATTCTCATGCCTTTGGTAGTTTTGTAACTTCATGTTTCTTTATTTGTTCTTTCTTTCTGACATAACCACAACAAATTTACTTACAAGTTGTCCTTTATCAGAATATGACAAGCAGACAAGGTTTGGTGAAAGTCATTTTTTGTTCACCTGAACTTTCATACTGGTTATAGTCATACACAATAATCTAAGGGATTTTGGCTTAACTAGACAAGAATGTTCTAAATCTTATGACAGAGACTATTGCACTAATTTATTGTGAAACATAGAGAAAGATCGGTGTTTACATATAAAGTGATGGTGTATGCCATATTGTGAAATGCAAAGGATGCTACTGAATTTTTCAGCTGGATTAAAAATCAGATATCACAATTGGAAACTTGTATAATCTAGTTTGCTGGTAATTATTAACACTCAAACTTGGCTCCCACTTGGAGAAGAATTACTTAGTCAATTCATTAATTATTCATTTTGTTCTGGAATTACTTATGGATAAGTGGTAAGGGTTTCATCTAAGCAAGGTTCGccgaaccgtaccgtaccggcgtttcgacgccggctcggtacggtacggtacggcgtaccgagcggtataccgaggtgtaccgctcggtacacttgattttaccgatttatccctccgaaaatacctgaaaattaaaaaaaaagttaggatagagttttcaagttacaaataaatatagtaatagtataagtttagcaaaatcaatgtaaattagataaaaatagcatcacatatctttttcgggctttgaggtagtcttgttcgaggttcgtatttcagctcgttatagattgaaatatctatagaaaaatcagttgaattgttagactattttgttacaatataaactctaaaattcaaatgaattaaataatcatatatctagatatacctgattgttaattctaccaccaaaacgaacgacgagcctccacgggtggtggatcggggtcctcgatccgatacatatcaatatgatacgtttgttggacccaatcatgaaattgatcccatgacatagtgtattgatacaccgtatgccattgatgcatcaatgtggtactgatcgtagattgatcgtcataaatcatatttgtccgaggcagctcttgaggcatatattggtgttgttctgtatcatgctgttgctcagagaaggatgaccaactattaccatactgttgttgcccatatgattcttcataatacgatggctgtgaatacgatgagtctctttctgtgtctatatcatgtatgctttgtcgcatttgttcatattcatccactgccttccccttccccttctcctttcccttccgcgcataaacttgaccagtaccttgtcgagttccatgatctgaatcttgagtggcatgtgtaaaatattgctcctcagtccattcaccaccctcaagttgtgcagacgagaccaacgactgcccggtatcaccgccatcatctgttgaggcactgctgtccgtgttgctgtcatgtctctggaccgaacgagaaagagaatgtgattgtgaaggtgtctcgtcacccgactcgattctttccaacgatgc of the Musa acuminata AAA Group cultivar baxijiao chromosome BXJ3-2, Cavendish_Baxijiao_AAA, whole genome shotgun sequence genome contains:
- the LOC135630854 gene encoding calcium-dependent protein kinase 10-like: MGNTCVCLAGEPKDLDRKQKKPSPRPQQQQQQQPKTRQHKPHRPRPNPYAEDTIGSPSLHVLKDVVPLGRHRSRIGDKYVLGSELGRGEFGITYLCTDKETREALACKSISKRKLRTAVDVEDVRREVAIMSTLPDHPNIVRLRAAYEDADAVHLVMELCEGGELFDRIVAKGHYSERAAAAVARTVAEVVRMCHANGVMHRDLKPENFLYANKKENSPLKAIDFGLSVFFRPGERFSEIVGSPYYMAPEVLRRNYGPEIDIWSAGVILYILLCGVPPFWAETEQGVARAILRGAIDFQREPWPQVSESAKSLVKQMLDPDPKRRLTAQQVLEHPWLQNAKKASNVPLGDIVRARLKQFSVMNRFKKKAMRVIAEHLSVEEVEVIRDMFKLMDTDNNGKVSFEELKTGLQKVGSQLAESEMKLLMEAADVDGNGALDYGEFVAVIIHLQRLSNDEHLRRAFMFFDKDGSNFIELDELSEALADESGQTDINVLHDILREVDTDQDGRISYEEFVAMMKAGTDWRKASRQYSRERFKSLSMNLMKDGSLSMGKEATDLYA